The following proteins are encoded in a genomic region of Xenopus laevis strain J_2021 chromosome 3L, Xenopus_laevis_v10.1, whole genome shotgun sequence:
- the cc2d1a.L gene encoding coiled-coil and C2 domain-containing protein 1A isoform X1: MSGRKEARGGGKGAPAAPKRPPFLLGGFPTDDDLEDDGSLEAELLALTGGHQSKGKEKPKGKAPLPMEAIEKMAALCMQDVEDDDGEDLDDDEDLLAELDEVLGDEAEEEPKVAAPAPQAAPSSERGMESTLTERLAMYKEALANSKQGGETSKARRYERGVKTLEDMIRSVQKGKSVSPDDIPPPVAVGKSQNAPVTLPAAPLLEQPLQPQPVIPLLKEPPQPPAPLRPPPQVPAKPQMPPPQVPAKPQMLPKPLSSPVAVPSPAPTVPSTVPNEDRARVLERQREYKLAALQSKQQGDTEMASKYYRIAKSLDPMLSSLDSGAKVDTKILPPPPDKLPKPLAAQNSENATPPTSSNNVPVNKPVVVQTPVNTGPPPSSDPPPAPRDTLEALQQRMDRYRSASEQAKSNGDDRKARMHERIVKQYQDAIRSHKAGKPVNLAELPVPPGFPPILGSESSTQEQSIVGVLETAMKLANQKEGDGDDDSDEEGEKPAETQKPAPHPRPAGQPQQAALKVTPSKSPKMSGKAQQQLDFLEGRKKQLLAAALRSKQQRDLEGAKNFLRQSKGLEPMIEAARGGLPVDITKVPPAPINEADFSLNQQRRGGGSLNTEKYQQLMEKLKEQHEMCVSYSRQFTHLGNITETAKYEKLAEECMKYIDLLKQAHSRGLPVPGYHFEERTINIMKIFPELSSADLVLIVAKAVNLPIPSGSSPHDMDTFVRFEFAYPSLEEAQKDKTNVIKSSNSPVFKERFTLHINRNHRGLKRAIQAKGIKFEIIQKGGLFKSDRLLGTSQLKLEALESSCEIRDILEVMDGRKTTGGKLEVIVRIREPLTSQQLSSTTEKWLVIDPITLPPVSAPKPKQTAPVKPASSSTQTLHSLTVLAYDKDKLEKKILSYKQQHRAVPDDLIAQIDDITRRSQQQIQLLRQGGPSVRAEYVRQLERYLQFYGESARRLGQEGNREAAKDALYKRTLVSNELQKFNQ; the protein is encoded by the exons ATGAGTGGCCGGAAAGAAGCCCGCGGGGGAGGAAAAGGCGCTCCTGCTGCGCCCAAAAGG CCCCCTTTCCTGCTGGGAGGCTTCCCTACAGATGATGATCTAGAGGACGATGGTAGTTTGGAAGCAGAACTTCTGGCTCTGACTGGTGGCCACCAATCAAAGGGCAAGGAAAAGCCCAAAGGGAAAG CCCCTCTGCCCATGGAGGCCATTGAGAAGATGGCAGCTCTCTGTATGCAAGACGTTGAGGATGATGATGGAGAAGATTTGGATGATGATGAGGACTTGTTG GCAGAGTTGGATGAGGTCTTGGGAGATGAAGCAGAAGAGGAGCCCAAGGTTGCAGCCCCTGCTCCACAG GCTGCCCCATCTTCAGAAAGGGGGATGGAGAGTACACTCACTGAGCGTTTGGCAATGTACAAAGAAGCtctggctaattccaagcaaggAGGAGAAACGAGCAAAGCCAGAAGATATGAGAGAGGGGTAAAG ACATTAGAAGACATGATCCGTTCAGTTCAGAAGGGCAAATCTGTGTCTCCGGATGACATTCCTCCTCCAGTTGCTGTTGGAAAAAGCCAGAATGCCCCAGTTACCCTGCCTGCTGCCCCCTTGTTAGAGCAACCCCTACAGCCTCAGCCAGTGATTCCTTTGCTTAAGGAACCCCCTCAGCCACCTGCACCCCTCAGGCCTCCTCCCCAGGTGCCTGCTAAACCTCAGATGCCTCCTCCCCAGGTGCCTGCTAAACCTCAGATGCTTCCAAAACCTTTGAGCTCACCAGTAGCAGTTCCATCACCTGCTCCAACTGTCCCAAGCACAG TGCCAAATGAAGATAGGGCACGAGTCCTGGAACGACAAAGGGAATATAAACTGGCAGCTCTTCAGAGCAAGCAGCAGGGAGATACAGAAATGGCAAGCAAGTACTACCGCATTGCCAAG TCCCTGGATCCAATGCTTTCTTCACTAGACTCTGGTGCGAAAGTGGATACAAAAATCCTCCCCCCACCTCCAG ACAAGTTGCCTAAACCATTGGCAGCTCAGAATTCTGAAAATGCAACGCCCCCTACATCCTCAA ACAATGTGCCTGTAAATAAGCCAGTAGTTGTCCAGACTCCTGTAAATACAGGTCCCCCTCCATCCTCAG ATCCCCCACCAGCCCCACGAGACACCCTAGAAGCTCTGCAGCAGAGGATGGATCGATACCGCAGTGCATCAGAGCAGGCAAAGAGCAATGGAGATGACCGCAAAGCACGCATGCATGAACGTATTGTGAAG CAATACCAGGATGCCATCCGCAGCCACAAGGCAGGGAAACCGGTGAATCTGGCAGAGCTTCCTGTTCCACCAG gaTTTCCTCCAATCCTGGGATCCGAATCATCAACGCAGGAGCAAAGCATTGTAGGAGTACTGGAGACAGCCATGAAGCTGGCCAATCAAAAAGAAGGAGATGGTGATGATGACAGTGATGAGGAGGGTGAAAAGCCGGCAGAGACGCAGAAG CCTGCTCCACATCCCAGGCCAGCAGGACAACCTCAGCAAGCAGCACTCAAGGTTACCCCTTCCAAGAGCCCCAAAATGTCTGGAAAAG CACAACAGCAACTTGACTTTCTAGAAGGACGAAAGAAGCAGCTTCTGGCTGCCGCCCTCCGCTCCAAACAACAGCGTGACCTAGAGGGGGCCAAGAATTTCCTTCGCCAATCCAAAGGCCTGGAGCCTATGATAGAAGCTGCACGTGGAGGATTGCCTGTAGATATCACCAAG GTACCGCCTGCACCCATAAATGAGGCCGATTTCAGCCTGAACCAGCAGAGGAGAGGGGGAGGAAGTCTTAATACCGAGAAATACCAACAACTGATGGAAAAATTAAAAGAACAACATGAG ATGTGTGTGTCTTATTCCAGGCAATTCACTCACTTGGGAAACATCACAGAAACAGCAAA GTATGAGAAGTTAGCAGAGGAGTGCATGAAGTACATTGATTTGCTGAAGCAGGCTCATTCCAGGGGTCTCCCTGTCCCTGGCTATCACTTTGAAGAGAGAACTATCAACATCATGAA GATCTTCCCAGAGCTGAGCAGTGCGGATCTGGTACTGATTGTAGCCAAAGCAGTCAACCTGCCAATACCATCAG GATCATCCCCTCATGATATGGACACCTTTGTTCGCTTTGAGTTTGCCTATCCCAGTCTG GAGGAAGCCCAGAAGgacaaaacaaatgtaataaagAGCAGTAATTCTCCAG TGTTTAAGGAGAGGTTCACGCTACACATAAACCGAAATCACCGGGGTCTTAAGAGAGCCATCCAAGCAAAGGGGATCAAATTCGAGATCATCCAGAAGGG GGGTCTTTTTAAGTCAGACCGTCTGCTGGGGACTTCACAACTCAAACTGGAAGCTCTGGAGAGCAGCTGTGAAATCCGGGATATACTGGAG GTGATGGATGGTCGCAAAACCACAGGGGGCAAGTTAGAGGTGATCGTCAGAATCCGGGAGCCCCTCACATCTCAACAGCTTAGCAGCACCACTGAGAAATGGCTAGTTATTGACCCCATCACCTTGCCTCCG GTATCTGCTCCAAAACCTAAACAGACAGCTCCAGTAAAACCTGCAAGCAGCAG CACACAGACTCTTCATAGTCTGACTGTTCTAGCGTATGACAAGGATAAACTGGAGAAAAAG ATCCTTTCATACAAGCAGCAGCACCGTGCAGTCCCTGATGACCTCATTGCCCAGATTGATGATATCACACGGCGCAGCCAGCAGCAAATACAGCTTCTGAGGCAAGGAGGACCTTCTGTTCGAGCTG aATATGTGCGGCAGCTGGAACGCTACCTTCAGTTTTATGGAGAGTCTGCACGGCGCCTCGGACAGGAGGGCAATAGG GAGGCAGCCAAAGATGCACTATACAAGAGGACTCTAGTAAGCAATGAG CTGCAGAAATTTAATCAATGA
- the cc2d1a.L gene encoding coiled-coil and C2 domain-containing protein 1A isoform X2, which translates to MSGRKEARGGGKGAPAAPKRPPFLLGGFPTDDDLEDDGSLEAELLALTGGHQSKGKEKPKGKAPLPMEAIEKMAALCMQDVEDDDGEDLDDDEDLLAELDEVLGDEAEEEPKVAAPAPQTLEDMIRSVQKGKSVSPDDIPPPVAVGKSQNAPVTLPAAPLLEQPLQPQPVIPLLKEPPQPPAPLRPPPQVPAKPQMPPPQVPAKPQMLPKPLSSPVAVPSPAPTVPSTVPNEDRARVLERQREYKLAALQSKQQGDTEMASKYYRIAKSLDPMLSSLDSGAKVDTKILPPPPDKLPKPLAAQNSENATPPTSSNNVPVNKPVVVQTPVNTGPPPSSDPPPAPRDTLEALQQRMDRYRSASEQAKSNGDDRKARMHERIVKQYQDAIRSHKAGKPVNLAELPVPPGFPPILGSESSTQEQSIVGVLETAMKLANQKEGDGDDDSDEEGEKPAETQKPAPHPRPAGQPQQAALKVTPSKSPKMSGKAQQQLDFLEGRKKQLLAAALRSKQQRDLEGAKNFLRQSKGLEPMIEAARGGLPVDITKVPPAPINEADFSLNQQRRGGGSLNTEKYQQLMEKLKEQHEMCVSYSRQFTHLGNITETAKYEKLAEECMKYIDLLKQAHSRGLPVPGYHFEERTINIMKIFPELSSADLVLIVAKAVNLPIPSGSSPHDMDTFVRFEFAYPSLEEAQKDKTNVIKSSNSPVFKERFTLHINRNHRGLKRAIQAKGIKFEIIQKGGLFKSDRLLGTSQLKLEALESSCEIRDILEVMDGRKTTGGKLEVIVRIREPLTSQQLSSTTEKWLVIDPITLPPVSAPKPKQTAPVKPASSSTQTLHSLTVLAYDKDKLEKKILSYKQQHRAVPDDLIAQIDDITRRSQQQIQLLRQGGPSVRAEYVRQLERYLQFYGESARRLGQEGNREAAKDALYKRTLVSNELQKFNQ; encoded by the exons ATGAGTGGCCGGAAAGAAGCCCGCGGGGGAGGAAAAGGCGCTCCTGCTGCGCCCAAAAGG CCCCCTTTCCTGCTGGGAGGCTTCCCTACAGATGATGATCTAGAGGACGATGGTAGTTTGGAAGCAGAACTTCTGGCTCTGACTGGTGGCCACCAATCAAAGGGCAAGGAAAAGCCCAAAGGGAAAG CCCCTCTGCCCATGGAGGCCATTGAGAAGATGGCAGCTCTCTGTATGCAAGACGTTGAGGATGATGATGGAGAAGATTTGGATGATGATGAGGACTTGTTG GCAGAGTTGGATGAGGTCTTGGGAGATGAAGCAGAAGAGGAGCCCAAGGTTGCAGCCCCTGCTCCACAG ACATTAGAAGACATGATCCGTTCAGTTCAGAAGGGCAAATCTGTGTCTCCGGATGACATTCCTCCTCCAGTTGCTGTTGGAAAAAGCCAGAATGCCCCAGTTACCCTGCCTGCTGCCCCCTTGTTAGAGCAACCCCTACAGCCTCAGCCAGTGATTCCTTTGCTTAAGGAACCCCCTCAGCCACCTGCACCCCTCAGGCCTCCTCCCCAGGTGCCTGCTAAACCTCAGATGCCTCCTCCCCAGGTGCCTGCTAAACCTCAGATGCTTCCAAAACCTTTGAGCTCACCAGTAGCAGTTCCATCACCTGCTCCAACTGTCCCAAGCACAG TGCCAAATGAAGATAGGGCACGAGTCCTGGAACGACAAAGGGAATATAAACTGGCAGCTCTTCAGAGCAAGCAGCAGGGAGATACAGAAATGGCAAGCAAGTACTACCGCATTGCCAAG TCCCTGGATCCAATGCTTTCTTCACTAGACTCTGGTGCGAAAGTGGATACAAAAATCCTCCCCCCACCTCCAG ACAAGTTGCCTAAACCATTGGCAGCTCAGAATTCTGAAAATGCAACGCCCCCTACATCCTCAA ACAATGTGCCTGTAAATAAGCCAGTAGTTGTCCAGACTCCTGTAAATACAGGTCCCCCTCCATCCTCAG ATCCCCCACCAGCCCCACGAGACACCCTAGAAGCTCTGCAGCAGAGGATGGATCGATACCGCAGTGCATCAGAGCAGGCAAAGAGCAATGGAGATGACCGCAAAGCACGCATGCATGAACGTATTGTGAAG CAATACCAGGATGCCATCCGCAGCCACAAGGCAGGGAAACCGGTGAATCTGGCAGAGCTTCCTGTTCCACCAG gaTTTCCTCCAATCCTGGGATCCGAATCATCAACGCAGGAGCAAAGCATTGTAGGAGTACTGGAGACAGCCATGAAGCTGGCCAATCAAAAAGAAGGAGATGGTGATGATGACAGTGATGAGGAGGGTGAAAAGCCGGCAGAGACGCAGAAG CCTGCTCCACATCCCAGGCCAGCAGGACAACCTCAGCAAGCAGCACTCAAGGTTACCCCTTCCAAGAGCCCCAAAATGTCTGGAAAAG CACAACAGCAACTTGACTTTCTAGAAGGACGAAAGAAGCAGCTTCTGGCTGCCGCCCTCCGCTCCAAACAACAGCGTGACCTAGAGGGGGCCAAGAATTTCCTTCGCCAATCCAAAGGCCTGGAGCCTATGATAGAAGCTGCACGTGGAGGATTGCCTGTAGATATCACCAAG GTACCGCCTGCACCCATAAATGAGGCCGATTTCAGCCTGAACCAGCAGAGGAGAGGGGGAGGAAGTCTTAATACCGAGAAATACCAACAACTGATGGAAAAATTAAAAGAACAACATGAG ATGTGTGTGTCTTATTCCAGGCAATTCACTCACTTGGGAAACATCACAGAAACAGCAAA GTATGAGAAGTTAGCAGAGGAGTGCATGAAGTACATTGATTTGCTGAAGCAGGCTCATTCCAGGGGTCTCCCTGTCCCTGGCTATCACTTTGAAGAGAGAACTATCAACATCATGAA GATCTTCCCAGAGCTGAGCAGTGCGGATCTGGTACTGATTGTAGCCAAAGCAGTCAACCTGCCAATACCATCAG GATCATCCCCTCATGATATGGACACCTTTGTTCGCTTTGAGTTTGCCTATCCCAGTCTG GAGGAAGCCCAGAAGgacaaaacaaatgtaataaagAGCAGTAATTCTCCAG TGTTTAAGGAGAGGTTCACGCTACACATAAACCGAAATCACCGGGGTCTTAAGAGAGCCATCCAAGCAAAGGGGATCAAATTCGAGATCATCCAGAAGGG GGGTCTTTTTAAGTCAGACCGTCTGCTGGGGACTTCACAACTCAAACTGGAAGCTCTGGAGAGCAGCTGTGAAATCCGGGATATACTGGAG GTGATGGATGGTCGCAAAACCACAGGGGGCAAGTTAGAGGTGATCGTCAGAATCCGGGAGCCCCTCACATCTCAACAGCTTAGCAGCACCACTGAGAAATGGCTAGTTATTGACCCCATCACCTTGCCTCCG GTATCTGCTCCAAAACCTAAACAGACAGCTCCAGTAAAACCTGCAAGCAGCAG CACACAGACTCTTCATAGTCTGACTGTTCTAGCGTATGACAAGGATAAACTGGAGAAAAAG ATCCTTTCATACAAGCAGCAGCACCGTGCAGTCCCTGATGACCTCATTGCCCAGATTGATGATATCACACGGCGCAGCCAGCAGCAAATACAGCTTCTGAGGCAAGGAGGACCTTCTGTTCGAGCTG aATATGTGCGGCAGCTGGAACGCTACCTTCAGTTTTATGGAGAGTCTGCACGGCGCCTCGGACAGGAGGGCAATAGG GAGGCAGCCAAAGATGCACTATACAAGAGGACTCTAGTAAGCAATGAG CTGCAGAAATTTAATCAATGA